CCGACGACCTGCTGGCGCACATCGGCGGCGACGAGTTCGCGCTGCTCCTGGACGGGATCGAGGGGATCGGCGAGGCCACGCGCGCGGCCACCTGCGTGCAGGAGGCGCTGGCGAGGCCGTTCGACGTGGGCGGCACCGAGGTGTTCACCGGGGCCAGCATCGGGATCGCGCTCAGCTACTCGGGCTACGAGCGCGCCGAGGACGTGATGCGCGACGCCAACCTGGCCATGTACCGCTCCAAGGACGCGCACAAGGGGCAGTACGAGGTGTTCGACCGCGACATGCACGCGGCGGCCATGACGCGCCTCAGGCTGGAGATGGACCTGCGCCGGGCGCTGGAGCGCGGCGAGCTGAGGGTGCACTACCAGCCGATCGTGTCGCTGGAGACGGGGCGGATCGCGGGGTTCGAGGCGCTGGCGCGCTGGGAGCACCCCGAGCGCGGGCTGATCCTCCCCGACGACTTCATCCCCCTGGCCGAGGAGACGGGGCTGATCCTGCCGATCGGGATCTGGGTGCTGGAGGAGGCGTGCCGCGAGCTCAAGCGCTGGCAGGATCGGGCCGGCGCGCGCCGGGCGCCGCTCACCATGGCGGTGAACCTCTCGGCCAAGCAGTTCGCGCAGCCGGACCTGGTGGACCGGGTGGAGCGGGTGCTGCGCGGGACGGGGGTGGCGCGCGGGACGCTCAAGCTGGAGATCACCGAGAGCGTGATCATGCAGCACACCGACTCGGTGACCGACACGCTGCACCGGCTGAAGGCGCTGGGGGTGCAGATCCACATCGACGACTTCGGCACCGGCTACTCGTCGCTGGGCTACCTGCACCGCCTCCCGCTGGACGCGCTCAAGATCGACCGCTCGTTCGTGCGCCCGGGCGCGGGCGAGGACGCGCTGCACCTGGTGCGCACCATCGTGGCGCTGGCGCACGCGCTGGGGGTGGCGGTGGTCACCGAGGGGGTGGAGACGGAGGAGCTGCTGAAGGAGCTGCGCACGCTGCGCTGCGAGTACGGGCAGGGCTACCTCTTCTCCCGGCCCCTCTCGAAGGAGGCCGTGGAGGCGCTCTTCGCGGAGGATCCGCGCTGGTAGCGAGTAGAACAAGTGCACGCATCAAAAGCCCGCCTCCGCGATGTGCGCAGGCGGGCTTTCTCGTTCCTTCATGTGAGGATATTGAACTCACTAGGCCCACGGTCCTGTTTAACCACCACTATCCCACTCCGACAGCCAAAGGGGGAGACAAAGGTCCTCTAACGAGAGAGGCTTCGCGCTCGTGAAAAATCGGTGAGAAGATTACCACCTGTCTTGCTTACGCGGATACGTGAATGCTATCCTTACGCACCAGCAAGACTGGTCGAGGTCTACCTTGTGAGCGAGAGAGAGCTGACTGTGAGTTATGTTAAGCCGATCCTTATCGAAATCTATTCTGAAACCCACTTTGAGTCTGGTAGCTTTCCTCCCGATCAATTCTTCGATGTTGTACCACGACTGAAGGAGATCGGGTTTTCCGAGGTCGAGATTGGAGAGGTCGGACTCATTGCCGTTGATGCCGAAGAGCAACAAGTTACCCACTCGAATGTGCCGCGGATTCGCTGCTGGACTAAGGATCGGTCACGGCTCGTTCAACTCTCCGAAGATGTGGTTGTTGTAAATCTAGTAGGTGAATATCCCGGCTGGGATGCTTTCAGGGACCTGTTTTCCTCAGCACACGACACTCTCCCCGACCCGCTCGTATCTCGAAAAGTCGAGTCCCTATCTCTAAACACGATTGACAGACTTCGTGTGCCTCGACAAGGCTATAGGCTTGGTCGATACCTCGCTTGCGGGGGTAAATTCCTTCCGGAGTGGTACAGTGAGTCCACGGAGGCAGTTGATATCACCTTAGGACGCGGGATTCTACAAGAAGATGGGTTCAATCGACAGTTTCGGTTCAAAGTTCGAGTGAAAGCGGAGGTCTCAGCCGAGATCCGTTCTACTTTTCACGATCTCGTTCAAGCGCAGTTGAGTCTACATAAGGCACTCGAGAAACTTCACGATGAATCCTCGAGAGCCTTTGAGGAGATGATCACTAACGAGACCCGGCATTCCGTCATGGGAGGAGAGAAGAGCTATGCCAATAACCGCTGAGCCTAAAACCGACGTGGCGATCCACGATTTCATTGAGGAGCTACCAGTTTCCTACGCTCACCTACCCGGTGAACTGACTATACAAACTCCTCATGATCTCTCGATCACTACTCCGTTGCTTAGCGCTACGATCAATTTCCACTCCGAATCGATAGCCGCAGCGCGATTGGAGCAGATGAAGTCCGCTGCAGTGGCTGAGTTGGAGCGTTACGCCCGGTATCGGCGCGGGTGGGATGGCTATTCGGGGGAGCCATTTGCGCGTAAGCTGATCGACGATAGCATCAGGATTATCAGAGTAGCAGCAGCCTTCTTTGCAGAGGCTGGAGTACTTCCGACAGAGTTGACGACCGGGCCCGCAAGTGATGGATCCTTGGATATCGAGATTAGGACAGAGTCGAAGCGGCTGATTCTCACACTCTATCCTAACAGCCGAGAGGTTTACGTCTACCGAGAGGACGATGGAAACGCATCCGAGGAAGTCCGCAGCTTTTCACGGCCTCTTTTGGTCGAACAGCTTCTTTGGCTGGTTAGTTAGGCGTGTGTTTCAACGCCTATGGAAAGAGGTTCCTGGACCGATTCCTGATCGAGAAATACTTTGGAGATCAATCTACAAACGAGACCAGTTATATGCTGACGGAAGCATCAAACCAGCGTTCTTTCGTGATCGTAAGGGACTGTCGTGCGATCTTGCGCGGTTCAGTACGGTTGAACGGTCACGGAGAGGCTACGGCCATCCACCGCAATGGCCAGATGAGTCTGGGTTGGTGGAGTTTACCGTAAAGGCGGTTCGGAACAATGATAGTGATGTTGAGCATCGTCCCACTCGCGAGCCCTTCATAAATTATTCGCATTGCCAATTCACGTCACAACTCGGAAGCGGTCAAGCAGAGAATTTAGCTAAATCGGTCGAATTTCGCGTTCGGCCACGACTAAGGTAAAGTCTTCGAAGAAACCGGTCAGTGAGACTTGCCAGGTAAGTCTCCATTTCTATGCAACCCGGGTAACGAGATCACCCACGCTCCCTCCAGTACCACCTCCCCCAGCTCCGACGGCGACAGCGGGTCGTCGCGGTCGATGACGACCCAGGCGGAGGCGTCGCCGCGCGGCAGCACGCCCTCCACCTTCCCGTCGAACGCCGTCCCGTCCTCCCGCGTCACCGGTGCCCAGCGGCCGCCGTCCGAGTCCAGCACGCCGAGCGCGGAGCCCACGACCGGGCCGTCGCGCACGGCGTCGGGCGAGTCCTCGGCCGCCGCGGAGAAGAGGACCGCGCCGCCCAGCGCCGCCGCGTCGGTGAAGGTGAGCGGCAGCCCGCCGAGCCCGCCCAGATCGTACTGGACGACGTCTTCCGGCGCGGGCGGCGGCGAGGCGGCTGGGTCGCGCAGGTAGGCGAGGAGCGCGGAGAGGCCGAGGTCGCACGAGGCGTTCACCGGGATGAGCCCGCCCCGGGGCGCGCCGTTGCCGCGGTTGAACAGCCGCAGCACGCCGCCGAGCGCCACCGCGCCCTCGACGTTCAGCTCGCTGCCGGAGAAGCCGCGCGCCGCGCGCAGGCCGGCATAGAGCGCGGAGGCGTCGACCACCCGCACCCCGGGCCCGGCGCCCCCCGCGTCGCGCAGGACGGCGATCCGCTCGCGCAGGGGCGTGGAGCCGGAGCCGAAGGCGAGCAGCAGTTCCTCCCCGCCGTCCGCGACGGCGACGCACGCCTCCAGGTCCAGCTTGAAGCGCTTGTTGCCGCGCAGGTCGTCGAACTGCCGCAGCCCGCCCTCGCCCGCCGGCAGGGTGACGACGTCCGCGCCGCCGCCCGCCGGGTCGAGGAGCACCACGAAGTTGGCGTCGTCCTGGATCACCGCGATGCGGCCGCCGAAGCGCGTGAGCCCCGAGGCCGCCCGCACGTGCGCCGGCCGGTCGAGCGACGGGTCGGCGCCGGCCGCGTAGCGCAGCGGCTCTGTGCGCACGAGGCGGGCGGCGAGCGCCGGGTCGCGGCGGACGGGGATGCGTGGCGGCATGGCTGGGCGCGGGTCGATTGCGGCGTCGGCGAGGGGAAGGTAGAACGGGCGCACGCTCCTCGCATCATCCGAACCCGGCGCAGGCCACGGACGGCGGAGCGAGCCAGGTGATCGGGGGATGACGATGGACGGCGCGGAGGGGCCGGCGGTGCGCGTGGGGTGCGCGGGGTGGACCGTCCCGCGCGATCACGCGGCGCGCTTCCCCGGCGAGGGGAGCCACCTGGAGCGCTACGCGCGGGTGTTCGGCGCGGCGGAGATCAACTCGTCGTTCCACCGGCCGCACCGCCGCTCCACCTACGAGCGGTGGGCCGCCTCCACGCCGCTGGATTTCCGCTTCTCCGTCAAGCTGCCGAAGGAGATCACGCACAAACGGAAGCTGGTGGGCGCCGCGGAGCCGCTGGAGCGCTTCCTGGCCGAGGCCGGCGGGCTGGGGGAGAAGCTCGGCCCGCTCCTGGTGCAGCTTCCGCCCAGCCTGGCGTTCGATCCGACGACCGCCCCGGGCTTCTTCGCCCTCCTGCGCGGCCGCTGCGGCGGCGACGTGGTGCTGGAGCCGCGGCACCCGTCGTGGTTCGGGGCGGAGCCCGAGGCGCTGCTCGCGGCGCAGCGGGTCGCGCGCGTGGCGGCCGACCCCGCGCCGGTGCCCGAGGCTGCGGCGCCGGGGGGCTGGGCCGGGCTCGCCTACTTCCGCCTGCACGGCTCGCCGCGGACGTACTATTCGGCGTACACGCCGGACTTCCTCGACGCGCTCGCGGCCCGGCTGCGGCCGCTCTCGCGCGCGGGGCCGGCCTGGTGCATCTTCGACAACACCGCCGCGGGCGCCGCCGCCGGCGACGCGCTGCAGCTGCTGCGGCGCCTGGCGTAATCCCCATCACCCATTTCCGCGAGGCACCGATGCGCAAGCTGACGCTGGACCTGGACGCCCTCACCGTCGAGACGTTCGAGACCACGGAGGACGCAGGCGCGCGCGGCACCGTGCGCGCGCAGGAGACGCTGGAGAGCGAATGCCAGTGCCCGTCGGCGAGCTGCCCGGGGTGCGGGAGCGTGGAGAGCTGCACCATCTGCGGCTGCGACACGCCCGGCTACACCTGCGAGGAGCGCTGCTGGCCGCAGACCGAGGTGCAGGCCGCCGTCTGATAGTGCTTTGCCGGGAGTCGTTCGAAATCGAGATCCGAATACCGAAAAGCCTCACACGCAGTCAACGGAGTCAACGGAGGATCTCTGGTGTTCTCCGTTCCCTCCGTTCCTCCGCGTGAGGCTTTTTTCGGTATGGGCCGGAGATGACGTGAGCGGGGCGGCGTCATCTCCCGGCCGCGACTTCCACCACCAGCGCGGGGTCGAAGCCGGCGACGGGCTCGTCGGGGTAGCCGCGCTGGTTGCTGAGCACGCGCGTGCCGCCCAGCTCGTAGTCCACGCAGTAGTGCGTGTGGCCGTGGATCCAGAGCGCGGCCGAGCCGTCCAGCATCCACTCCAGGTCGCTGGCGTACGCGGCGGTGACGGGGTGGTCGCGGTACGCCGGGTTGACCGAGCGCAGGCTGGGGGCGTGGTGGGTGACGACCACGGTCGGCCCGGCGAACGGCATCTCCAGCACCTCGCGCAGCCAGCGGACGCTCTGCAGGTTCAGGCTGCGCGCGTCGCCGGGGTGGAAGCGGCGGAACTCGGGGCTCTTCCGGATCAGCCGGAAGTCGTTCATCGCGGCCCGCGCCTGGGCGGCGCAGTACATCCGGTCGCCGTACAGGTCGAAGTCCGTCCACAGGGTGCACCCCAGGAAGCGCGCGCCGCCCAGCTCCACGGCGCGGTTCTCCAGGAAGTGCACGCCCGACCCTTTCGCCTCCGCCGCCAGGCGCTCGCCCAGCTTCGGGATCGCGTCGCGGTAGTACTCGTGGTTCCCCGCCACGTACAGCACCGGCCGCCCGCGCGCCCACTCCCGCGCGAGCGCCAGCCCCTTCGTCCCCGTGCCCACGTCGCCCGCCAGCACCAGCACGTCCGCGTCCGTGTGGGGCGGGTCGAACGGCGCGAACTCGGTGTGCAGGTCGCTGAGGACGTGGAGCTTCATCGGGCTCGGGCCGGATCGGCAGGTGGATCGGGCGAATGAATTCGCTGCAACGACCACACGAAGTTCGCCTTCGCGGACTACGGACTGTCGCGCTGACGGGGGAGTGGTGCGCGCAGGCCACATCCGTGCACGGGGGCCGGACCCGGCGGCGGCGAGGGGTCCGGCGCGGTGGCGACGCTCGCGGCCGGGCCGAGCGTGCGCACTCCGGCCCGCGCCGCGGCGTCGGCCACGGCCGCGGCGACCTCGGCGCCGTTGTGCAGGAACCGCAGGTTGATCGACCGCTTCCTGCCGCCGGCCAGGTGGAAGCGGAGGCGCGCGGGCTCGAGGGCGACCGACTCCACCTGGCTCCACTGCAGGTCGAAGCGGCGCAGCGGCCCGGCGCGGTAGGCGACTCCCTCCCCGTCCATCCGGATCAGCCGCTTCCGCGCCCGCCGTTGCACCAGGCGCGGCTGGACGAAGCCCATCAGCAGCGTGATCACGCCGGTGAGGAAGGTGGGGCGCGAGAACTTCCCGCCCGCGTCCACGCGCTGCCACACCTCGACGAAGATCACCGCGGCCGCGAAGAGGTTCACCCAGCTCACCGCCGCGTCCTGCCCCTCGCCGCGGCGCAGCGCGCGCACCTCGCGCACGATGGCGCCCAACAGCAGCACGCCCGCCGCGAGCTCGACGTAGCCGAGGGTGCGGTCCGCCCCCGCCGCGCGCAGGGCGTCGAGTCCCGCACTGAGGATGGTGAACGCGGCGAACCCCTGCGTCAGCAGCTCCAGCGCCGCGGCGAAGTGCTCGCGCCTGTCGCGCAGGGGGATGACCACGGGCTCGGGAGAGGGCAAGGCTCGACCTGCGGTGAAGGGCGAATGAATTCGCTGCAACAACCACACGAAGTCCGCCTTCGCGGACTACCAGCTCATGCGCGTGGTCGGGTTCCGGCGCGCGCCATCGGGCATCCTCGCACCCTGACTTCCGATGCGCGAACCGTTTACCCAGCTCTACGTGCACCTGGTGTGGGCGACGTGGGACCGCTTGCCGCTGCTCGACGCGGAGCTGCGGCACGTGGTGGACGCCGCCATCCGGCGCGAGTGCGTGGACCTGAAGGTGGAGGTGGTCGCGTTCGGCGCCGTGGCGGACCACGTGCACCTCCTCGCGCGCATCCCCACGACCCTTTCCGTCGCGGCCCTGGTGAAGCAGGTCAAGGGCTCCACCTCGCACCTGATCACCCAGAAGCTGCGGGTGCCCTTCAAGTGGCAGGG
This window of the Longimicrobium sp. genome carries:
- a CDS encoding TIGR04255 family protein, producing the protein MSERELTVSYVKPILIEIYSETHFESGSFPPDQFFDVVPRLKEIGFSEVEIGEVGLIAVDAEEQQVTHSNVPRIRCWTKDRSRLVQLSEDVVVVNLVGEYPGWDAFRDLFSSAHDTLPDPLVSRKVESLSLNTIDRLRVPRQGYRLGRYLACGGKFLPEWYSESTEAVDITLGRGILQEDGFNRQFRFKVRVKAEVSAEIRSTFHDLVQAQLSLHKALEKLHDESSRAFEEMITNETRHSVMGGEKSYANNR
- a CDS encoding DUF72 domain-containing protein encodes the protein MTMDGAEGPAVRVGCAGWTVPRDHAARFPGEGSHLERYARVFGAAEINSSFHRPHRRSTYERWAASTPLDFRFSVKLPKEITHKRKLVGAAEPLERFLAEAGGLGEKLGPLLVQLPPSLAFDPTTAPGFFALLRGRCGGDVVLEPRHPSWFGAEPEALLAAQRVARVAADPAPVPEAAAPGGWAGLAYFRLHGSPRTYYSAYTPDFLDALAARLRPLSRAGPAWCIFDNTAAGAAAGDALQLLRRLA
- a CDS encoding metallophosphoesterase, with the protein product MKLHVLSDLHTEFAPFDPPHTDADVLVLAGDVGTGTKGLALAREWARGRPVLYVAGNHEYYRDAIPKLGERLAAEAKGSGVHFLENRAVELGGARFLGCTLWTDFDLYGDRMYCAAQARAAMNDFRLIRKSPEFRRFHPGDARSLNLQSVRWLREVLEMPFAGPTVVVTHHAPSLRSVNPAYRDHPVTAAYASDLEWMLDGSAALWIHGHTHYCVDYELGGTRVLSNQRGYPDEPVAGFDPALVVEVAAGR
- the tnpA gene encoding IS200/IS605 family transposase, with the protein product MREPFTQLYVHLVWATWDRLPLLDAELRHVVDAAIRRECVDLKVEVVAFGAVADHVHLLARIPTTLSVAALVKQVKGSTSHLITQKLRVPFKWQGGYGAFTVSRRLVPQARDYVLNQERHHRDGTLVPAAEPG